From a single Rutidosis leptorrhynchoides isolate AG116_Rl617_1_P2 chromosome 5, CSIRO_AGI_Rlap_v1, whole genome shotgun sequence genomic region:
- the LOC139848927 gene encoding uncharacterized protein — translation MSPGKATAGEAPLTFSTILHHSLILETIKTQLHGQSQTFVGLKYIEPTNHVKSGKYLSISSMHSLFVHGIKVSHQTIVAVTHWPITFDTFIFNVANQTDDSATLSFSRILQHSLIIKSMETNMHGRVQTFVGLKIMPPPALPKPGKLGKEHTSYKKRNPHIAYTSSGTQVSYHNQGAPTFKCMYCNASMWYEERSNKPNTTKTPTFSLCCQNGKLLLPKLQEAPTLLKSLLDYTTTSTAKFREQIRVYNSMFSFTSFGAKIDHSVNRGRGPYTFRISGQTYHKIGSLLPEEGSQPRYAQLYFFDTENETRNHMSAFVSPEARQPSDEHLTTSLINMLNDHSAVAQAFWMARDWATNNISSNFELRLLARVTHTRQYNTPTVAEVAALITSDFGQCTTSRDIIVQKKKSPPKRISELHQLYMALQYPLLFPYGETGYHEEIPYRNNNGRRKTIRGFVTMREFYCYMIQQRENEGTTLLRGGRLFQQYLVDAFTAIEEQRLKWLRNHQNELRLDLYNNVCDAVTRGDTKATSIGKRIILPSSHTGSPRYMVQNYQDAMALCREFDNPNLFITFTSNPKWPKIDAMLSYIEGQRAPDRPDIVARVFKQKLDCIMTDIMKKHIFGTTEAGIHIIEFQKRGLPHVHMLIWLTHDCKCKSPSDIDDLISAEIPSKTDDPEGYKAVSEYMLHGPCGGNNMDAPCIIERKFSKHFPKPYYAETTIDEDGYANYRRRKNGETVTKAKTTLDNSFVVPYNRYLLLKYNAHINVEWCNRSRAIKYLFKYLNKGPDRATIVIQENLTQIENSSVEKIVEVDEIKNYLDCRYLSPCEAVWRMFSFDIHFSQPSVIKLSYHLPNQQAITVHDSANLPALLHRESIKETMFTQWFELNKRDENARQFTYAKIPIHYVWNQDAKEWTPRKQRRCIGRIVYSNPASGERYYLRMLLNIVKGPQSFEDIRSVNGILHPTFKDSCFAYGLINDDKEWTEAIDEATLWASGSQLRDLFVTILLFCNVSKPLKLWEQHWEALSDDILRKR, via the exons ATGTCTCCAG GTAAAGCCACTGCCGGCGAAGCACCACTGACATTCTCCACTATTCTGCACCATTCATTGATTTTAGAAACCATCAAGACCCAGCTACATGGCCAAAGTCAGACTTTTGTTGGCCTTAAGTACATTGAACCGACTAACCATGTCAAATCTGGTAAGTATTTGTCCATTTCATCAATGCACTCATTGTTTGTCCATGGTATTAAAGTCTCTCATCAGACAATCGTGGCTGTGACACACTGGCCCATTACTTTTGATACATTTATTTTCAATGTAGCGAACCAAACAGACGACAGCGCAACCCTATCGTTCTCCAGGATCCTACAGCATTCACTCATTATAAAATCGATGGAGACAAACATGCATGGTCGGGTGCAGACGTTTGTGGGTTTGAAAATTATGCCGCCCCCTGCGTTGCCAAAACCTG GCAAACTCGGCAAAGAACATACAAGTTATAAAAAGCGCAACCCGCATATTGCCTACACGTCTTCAG GTACACAGGTGTCTTACCATAACCAAGGCGCACCAACCTTTAAGTGTATGTATTGCAATGCAAGTATGTGGTATGAAGAGCGTAGTAACAAACCCAATACCACAAAGACACCAACGTTCTCACTATGCTGTCAAAACGGAAAACTCCTCCTCCCAAAGCTACAGGAAGCCCCAACATTGCTGAAATCGTTATTAGACTACACAACTACTTCGACGGCTAAATTTCGCGAGCAAATCCGGGTGTATAACAGCATGTTTTCCTTCACATCATTTGGCGCAAAAATTGATCACTCAGTCAACCGTGGCCGAGGCCCTTATACATTTAGAATAAGCGGCCAAACATACCATAAAATTGGTTCACTTTTGCCAGAGGAGGGAAGCCAGCCCAGATACGCACAACTGTATTTTTTTGACACAGAAAATGAAACAAGGAACCACATGTCTGCCTTTGTTAGTCCCGAAGCACGACAACCGTCAGATGAACACTTAACCACGAGTCTGATCAACATGTTGAATGACCACAGTGCCGTTGCACAAGCGTTTTGGATGGCACGAGATTGGGCAACTAATAACATATCGTCAAATTTTGAACTCAGGTTGCTTGCTAGGGTAACACATACCCGACAATATAACACACCCACTGTAGCGGAAGTAGCAGCATTGATAACAAGCGATTTTGGGCAATGTACAACCTCACGTGATATCattgtccaaaaaaaaaaatcacccCCGAAAAGGATATCAGAACTACACCAACTGTATATGGCATTACAATACCCTTTATTATTTCCCTATGGGGAAACAGGGTATCACGAAGAAATCCCGTACCGTAATAATAACGGAAGACGGAAAACTATTAGAGGGTTTGTCACCATGCGTGAGTTCTATTGTTATATGATTCAACAACGTGAAAATGAGGGCACCACCTTGCTACGAGGTGGACGATTATTTCAGCAATATTTAGTCGACGCGTTCACAGCCATCGAAGAACAACGGCTTAAATGGCTAAGGAATCATCAAAACGAGTTACGCCTTGATCTATACAATAACGTTTGTGATGCTGTGACACGAGGAGACACGAAAGCCACCTCAATAGGAAAACGTATCATCCTCCCATCTTCACACACAGGGAGCCCGCGGTATATGGTCCAGAACTACCAAGATGCGATGGCTCTTTGCCGAGAATTTGATAACCCCAACTTATTCATTACCTTCACCTCCAATCCTAAATGGCCAAAAATCGACGCCATGCTATCCTATATAGAAGGTCAACGCGCACCAGATCGACCCGACATCGTTGCACGCGTCTTCAAACAAAAGCTTGATTGCATAATGACTGACATAATGAAGAAACACATTTTTGGCACAACGGAAGCAG GTATACATATAATCGAGTTTCAAAAACGCGGGCTTCCTCATGTACATATGCTGATTTGGTTAACTCACGACTGCAAATGCAAGAGTCCATCAGACATCGATGACCTCATATCCGCTGAGATCCCATCTAAGACTGACGACCCAGAAGGGTACAAAGCCGTTAGTGAATACATGTTACATGGACCATGTGGTGGAAACAACATGGATGCACCCTGTATTATTGAAAGAAAATTTTCAAAACATTTCCCTAAACCGTATTACGCAGAGACAACAATAGATGAGGATGGATACGCAAACTACCGCCGAAGGAAAAATGGCGAAACGGTTACTAAAGCCAAAACTACACTTGACAACAGCTTTGTTGTCCCTTACAACAGATACCTCCTACTAAAATACAACGCACACATAAATGTAGAATGGTGCAATAGATCTCGGGCTATCaagtatttatttaaatacttaaacAAAGGCCCTGACCGAGCAACAATTGTTATACAGGAAAATTTAACTCAGATAGAAAACTCCTCAGTAGAAAAGATTGTTGAAGTAGACGAAATAAAAAATTATTTGGATTGTCGTTACCTGTCTCCATGTGAGGCTGTTTGGAGAATGTTTTCGTTCGACATCCACTTTTCTCAGCCATCCGTGATAAAGCTGTCATATCATTTACCAAATCAACAAGCTATTACCGTACATGATTCAGCTAACCTCCCCGCGCTTCTACATAGAGAAAGCATAAAGGAGACAATGTTCACTCAATGGTTTGAACTGAACAAGCGAGACGAGAATGCCCGACAGTTTACATACGCTAAAATCCCTATTCACTATGTATGGAACCAGGATGCAAAAGAGTGGACCCCTCGAAAACAACGGCGATGCATTGGACGGATTGTGTACTCAAACCCTGCATCGGGTGAGCGTTATTATCTCCGTATGTTGTTAAATATAGTGAAAGGTCcccaatcatttgaagatatccgtTCAGTCAATGGCATATTACATCCCACGTTCAAAGATTCTTGCTTTGCATACGGTCTCATAAATGATGATAAGGAGTGGACGGAAGCGATAGACGAGGCAACATTATGGGCTTCTGGTTCACAGCTTCGCGATTTGTTCGTCACAATTTTGCTTTTTTGCAACGTCAGTAAACCTCTCAAACTTTGGGAACAACATTGGGAGGCCTTATCTGATGACATTCTTCGCAAGAGGTGA
- the LOC139848928 gene encoding uncharacterized protein — translation MDNRLIREELNYNLQEMRTLHTTLHNSLTPEQLAIYEKVIAAVTQKKGGLFFLYGPGGTGKTFVYNTILTKLRSEKMIVLAVASSGIASLLLPGGRTAHSRFVIPLELMENSTCGIKQKTHLADLIQQARLIIWDEAPMTQKNAFEALDKTLRDILGAQDETNRTRLFGGMPILLGGDFRQILPVIPKGKRQEVVHACINRSNLWNHCQLHTLTRIMRVNEYAPDGAIDTRKRLFNKWVLDIGDGNVPASTRDGEDEATWIKIPDEYIVESDTSPIDTIVDTIFPDFIANHQDEDYLRERAILTPRNDDADQINKRMFKKLQSQSMTYQSSDEICKGSTDALEQHQAYLVEFLNKLNFPGVPPYKLKLKIDQPIMLLRNLYPSAGMCNGTRLIITDFQKFVIHACIITGSHIGNTVIIPRIVLTVTQSKWPFVLQCIQFPVKPCYAMTINKSQGQSLELVGLYLPKPVFSHGQLYVAMSRVTHPDGLKIVMVNKLYDGLQNHTRNVIYKETFTNLHPTT, via the exons ATGGACAATCGACTAATTCGAGAGGAATTAAACTACAACCTGCAGGAAATGAGAACCCTACACACCACGCTTCACAACTCTCTCACCCCAGAACAACTAGCCATTTATGAGAAGGTTATTGCAGCAGTCACACAAAAGAAGGGCGGGCTTTTTTTCCTATATGGCCCTGGTGGTACAGGAAAAACGTTTGTGTACAACACCATATTGACCAAGCTGAGATCAGAAAAGATGATCGTCCTTGCGGTAGCATCATCAG GAATCGCATCGTTGCTTTTACCAGGTGGCAGGACTGCTCACAGTAGATTTGTCATCCCATTAGAACTCATGGAGAATAGCACTTGCGGTATAAAACAAAAAACACACCTGGCTGATCTCATTCAGCAAGCACGGTTAATAATTTGGGACGAAGCTCCCATGACACAAAAAAATGCATTTGAAGCATTGGATAAAACCTTGCGGGATATTTTAGGCGCTCAAGATGAAACAAACAGAACCAGGCTCTTTGGCGGGATGCCGATTCTATTGGGAGGTGATTTTAGACAGATCTTACCGGTCATCCCTAAGGGCAAAAGACAAGAGGTGGTGCATGCGTGCATTAACCGTTCTAACCTGTGGAATCATTGTCAGCTACATACACTAACACGAATTATGCGGGTCAACGAATACGCTCCCGACGGTGCCATTGATACAAGAAAAAGGTTATTCAATAAGTGGGTGCTCGATATTGGAGATGGCAACGTCCCAGCGTCTACCCGAGACGGGGAAGATGAGGCTACATGGATAAAAATTCCCGACGAATATATTGTTGAATCAGATACCTCCCCAATTGACACTATTGTGGACACCATATTTCCAGATTTCATAGCAAACCATCAAGATGAAGACTACTTACGCGAAAGGGCAATTTTAACTCCACGAAACGACGATGCAGACCAGATTAATAAACGCATGTTCAAGAAACTACAATCTCAAAGTATGACATACCAAAGCTCGGATGAAATATGCAAGGGATCAACAGATGCACTGGAGCAACACCAGGCATATCTAGTCGAGTTTTTAAATAAACTGAATTTCCCCGGCGTCCCACCGTACAAGCTAAAACTGAAGATCGATCAACCTATAATGTTGTTACGGAATTTGTACCCCAGCGCAGGCATGTGTAATGGAACCCGGCTTATAATTACCGACTTTCAGAAATTCGTGATTCATGCCTGCATAATTACTGGCTCGCATATAGGGAATACGGTCATAATACCTAGAATAGTCTTAACCGTTACACAGTCCAAATGGCCATTTGTTCTGCAGTGCATCCAGTTTCCCGTTAAACCATGCTATGCGATGACGATTAACAAGAGCCAGGGACAATCCCTAGAATTAGTGGGCCTATACTTACCAAAACCGGTCTTCAGCCATGGGCAGCTATACGTGGCAATGTCACGAGTCACTCACCCCGATGGCCTGAAAATAGTGATGGTCAATAAACTATATGACGGGTTACAGAACCATACACGAAATGTCATCTACAAGGAAACATTCACAAACCTACATCCTACTACTTAA